In Erigeron canadensis isolate Cc75 chromosome 6, C_canadensis_v1, whole genome shotgun sequence, the following are encoded in one genomic region:
- the LOC122604855 gene encoding kunitz trypsin inhibitor 5-like, translating into MKDMFIIFVFLSVLSLSSCEIFRPAAILDTDRNVLRSGTNYYILPVMHGKGGGLTLASDGGQTCPLEVVQEVSEGKNGLPVNFASANKDGIIRESIDLNIKFVDSVTCAPNMVWQVNYFNRKGTVSSKGTLGRPGQDTMSNWFKIQKYEDHYKLVHCPSVCYNCKKPACSDVGSMVDEKGRRSLVLSNEPLKVIFKRA; encoded by the coding sequence atgaaaGACATGTTCATCATTTTTGTGTTCTTGTCGGTCCTCTCACTTTCATCATGTGAAATATTCCGCCCGGCTGCTATCCTTGACACTGACCGTAATGTCCTCCGATCTGGCACCAATTACTACATCTTACCCGTGATGCATGGCAAGGGTGGGGGACTAACTCTGGCAAGCGACGGGGGCCAGACATGCCCCCTTGAAGTGGTGCAAGAAGTTAGCGAAGGCAAAAACGGGCTACCTGTGAATTTTGCATCTGCTAACAAAGATGGCATCATTCGTGAATCAATCGATCTTAATATTAAGTTCGTTGATTCAGTGACATGTGCTCCGAACATGGTTTGGCAGGTTAACTATTTTAACAGGAAAGGGACCGTGTCAAGCAAGGGGACCTTAGGAAGGCCGGGCCAGGACACGATGAGCAATTGGTTCAAGATACAAAAGTATGAGGATCATTACAAGTTAGTACACTGCCCCTCGGTGTGCTACAATTGTAAAAAGCCAGCTTGTTCGGATGTTGGTTCCATGGTTGATGAAAAAGGACGCAGAAGTTTGGTTTTAAGTAACGAACCCCTTAAGGTCATATTCAAAAGGGCATAA
- the LOC122604856 gene encoding kunitz trypsin inhibitor 5-like, with amino-acid sequence MNKSLFIFIFLSILSLSSGQYSPTPVRDTDKNVLRVGTNYYIVPAVPGGGGGLITARGPGQLCPLEVAQQIGDKLNGSPLSFSPANPNKDGIIFESTDINIKFMDKSCAPSTVWRVDDPNYFGERYISTQGMLGRPGRETINNWFKIQKYEDHYKLVHCPSVCKTCKIVCEDIGIKISERGRRSLVLNKKPPFKVMFKKA; translated from the coding sequence ATGAATAAATCActcttcattttcattttcctatCCATACTATCGCTTTCCTCTGGCCAATATTCTCCTACTCCGGTGCGCGACACTGACAAGAATGTCTTACGTGTTGGCACTAATTACTACATCGTCCCCGCTGTGCCTGGCGGTGGTGGCGGGCTGATCACAGCCCGAGGACCCGGCCAGTTGTGCCCCCTTGAAGTGGCTCAACAAATTGGTGATAAATTGAATGGGTCACCCTTAAGTTTTTCACCAGCCAACCCCAACAAAGATGGCATCATATTTGAATCTACCGATATCAATATTAAGTTCATGGATAAATCATGTGCTCCAAGCACTGTTTGGCGAGTTGATGATCCAAATTATTTTGGGGAACGATACATCTCGACCCAAGGGATGTTAGGAAGGCCAGGACGGGAAACAATTAACAATTGGTTCAAGATACAAAAGTATGAGGATCACTACAAGCTAGTACACTGCCCGTCGGTGTGTAAAACTTGCAAGATAGTTTGTGAAGATATTGGTATTAAGATCAGTGAAAGGGGACGTAGAAGTttggttttaaataaaaagCCTCCTTTTAAAGTCATGTTCAAGAAGGCATAG
- the LOC122604857 gene encoding kunitz trypsin inhibitor 5-like, with protein sequence MNKFFIFIFLCTLSLSTSVPVRDIDRNVLRSGTNYYILPVIHGNGGGITLAPGRNQPCPNDVALENNEKSNGLPMRFVPAANSSKDNIIHESVDLNIVFSVAGKCIPTPVWRVENYEGGRILSSHGMVGSPGVKTRFNWFKIEKYENDYYRLVFCPSVCQECVCADISSTIAKNGRRVLVLHDINIPLKVKFKKA encoded by the coding sequence atgaataAGTTCTTCATTTTCATCTTCTTATGCACCCTCTCACTTTCGACAAGCGTTCCTGTTCGTGACATTGACAGGAACGTCCTCCGATCTGGCACCAACTACTACATCTTGCCAGTCATCCATGGCAACGGTGGCGGCATTACTCTAGCCCCCGGAAGAAACCAACCATGTCCAAATGACGTGGCACTAGAAAACAACGAAAAAAGTAACGGGTTACCCATGAGGTTTGTACCGGCCGCCAACTCAAGCAAAGATAATATAATTCACGAATCCGTTGATCTTAACATCGTGTTCTCGGTTGCTGGTAAATGTATTCCCACCCCGGTTTGGCGGGTTGAGAATTATGAAGGAGGGCGGATTCTATCAAGCCATGGGATGGTTGGAAGTCCGGGAGTGAAAACCAGGTTCAATTGGTTCAAGATTGAAAAGTATGAGAATGACTACTACAGGCTGGTGTTCTGCCCCTCGGTGTGTCAAGAGTGTGTTTGTGCAGATATTAGCTCCACTATTGCTAAGAATGGGCGAAGAGTTCTGGTTTTACATGACATTAATATTCCTCTTAAGGTCAAGTTCAAGAAGGcttga
- the LOC122604859 gene encoding uncharacterized protein LOC122604859, with protein MRIGNGKNTSAWFDAWSESVPLCEIVTPREIKNAGLTLEAKVADICRNGEWVWPNAWYVKYPGLMNELVPQLDQNKNDEVIWIDNAKVEQPYTTTIAWNSIRINEQKVAWMDFVWSPHNIPRHSFHLWLIMRRKLLTQDKIIKWASVWLKVRDMGGLQHLPPLLDVIMDWMNLRAKSRLIANVVGRLLVASTTYFLWQERNNRMFNDQARSPDLLCEVITSTVRLKLMTFKFQKTTRVIHMLEAWGICGDSVFINY; from the exons ATGAGAATTGGAAATGGTAAGAACACGTCTGCTTGGTTTGATGCTTGGAGTGAGAGTGTTCCGTTATGTGAAATTGTGACTCCTAGGGAAATTAAAAATGCTGGTCTCACATTGGAAGCTAAGGTTGCAGACATTTGTAGGAATGGTGAATGGGTCTGGCCTAATGCGTGGTATGTTAAATATCCCGGTTTAATGAATGAGCTTGTCCCTCaacttgatcaaaataaaaacgATGAAGTTATTTGGATAGACAATGCAAAAGTTGAACAACCATACACAACAACTATTGCATGGAACTCCATACGAATTAATGAGCAGAAGGTGGCATGGATGGATTTTGTTTGGTCCCCTCACAATATACCGAGgcattcatttcatttgtggTTAATAATGCGTAGGAAACTTTTGACACAAGACAAAATCATCAAATGGGCATCG GTTTGGTTAAAAGTTAGGGATATGGGTGGATTGCAACACCTTCCACCCCTCCTAGACGTTATAATGGACTGGATGAATCTTCGTGCAAAATCAAGATTGATTGCAAATGTGGTGGGGAGACTCCTTGTTGCTTCAACGACTTATTTCTTATGGCAAGAAAGAAATAATAGGATGTTCAATGACCAAGCTCGCTCTCCTGATCTGCTTTGTGAAGTAATTACATCTACTGTTCGGTTAAAGCTTATGACATTCAAGTTCCAAAAGACTACTCGGGTGATCCATATGCTTGAGGCGTGGGGTATCTGTGGTGATTCTGTCTTTATCAATTACTGA
- the LOC122606090 gene encoding miraculin-like codes for MKISFLIFFIISISSLGQSLVLDTDQMSLLTGPSYYIVPAVSGRGGGVKLAPTTSNQTCPLDVAQENNEQLNGSPVNFLLAIPNRGGGIRESMDLNIRFSGATTCGKPAVWRIENVNGQRVVTSRGVLGNPGRETISSWFKIVKYEDAYKIVFCPAVCKTCRPACGDVGSTIAKNGRRSLVLSSKDPLKVKFKKA; via the coding sequence ATGAAGATATCATTTCTCATCTTTTTCATTATCTCCATCTCCTCACTTGGCCAATCCCTCGTCCTCGATACTGACCAGATGTCCCTCTTAACCGGTCCCAGCTACTATATCGTGCCAGCAGTCAGCGGCAGGGGAGGTGGCGTAAAGCTAGCCCCGACGACATCAAACCAAACATGCCCTCTAGACGTAGCGCAAGAAAATAACGAACAACTCAACGGATCACCAGTGAATTTCCTTCTTGCCATCCCAAATAGAGGCGGTGGCATTCGTGAATCCATGGATCTTAACATTAGGTTCTCGGGTGCAACAACATGTGGTAAGCCTGCGGTTTGGCGGATTGAGAATGTTAACGGGCAAAGGGTTGTGACGAGCCGTGGGGTCCTCGGAAACCCAGGAAGGGAAACCATAAGCAGTTGGTTTAAGATAGTGAAATATGAGGATGCTTATAAGATTGTGTTTTGTCCAGCGGTGTGTAAGACGTGTAGGCCGGCTTGTGGAGATGTTGGTTCTACAATTGCTAAAAATGGACGCAGAAGTTTGGTCTTGAGTAGCAAGGACCCTCTTAAGGTCAAGTTCAAGAAGGCATAA